From a single Miscanthus floridulus cultivar M001 chromosome 8, ASM1932011v1, whole genome shotgun sequence genomic region:
- the LOC136473587 gene encoding zinc finger BED domain-containing protein RICESLEEPER 1-like isoform X1 has translation MWRRGEASPIHLLCYPSPHLESLHGTTSRLKYFPMDLVSAEFIYALKCLSRFIHESYSSQHKRLELELYLDDPAHPEIDNDVFDIIAWWKLHGPKYPTISLMARDILSVPAYTVASESVFSLAGLIIDDNRCSLLPETVEALMCTQDRLRSAIPDESSMAAEVIFPTATLSPTTNQQDYFKVWRVVLFC, from the exons ATGTGGCGGCGAGGTGAAGCCTCTCCGATCCATCTCCTCTGCTATCCGTCTCCGCACCTAGAAAGTCTCCATGGGACCACATCAAG GCTGAAATATTTTCCCATGGATCTTGTCTCTGCAGAATTCATATACGCACTTAAGT GTTTATCAAGGTTTATCCATGAGAGTTACTCAAGTCAACACAAGAGGTTAGAACTGGAATTGTACCTTGATGATCCTGCTCATCCTGAAATTGATAATGATGTATTTGACATCATTGCATGGTGGAAGTTGCATGGTCCAAAATATCCAACCATTTCTCTAATGGCACGAGACATCCTAAGTGTTCCAGCATATACTGTTGCATCTGAATCGGTGTTTAGCTTAGCAGGGCTGATCATTGATGACAACCGTTGTAGCTTGCTCCCGGAAACTGTTGAGGCTTTAATGTGTACACAGGATCGGTTGAGAAGTGCCATTCCAG ATGAGTCAAGTATGGCAGCAGAGGTCATATTTCCTACTGCAACTTTGTCACCAACTACAAACCAACAAG ATTATTTCAAGGTGTGGAGGGTCGTGCTTTTCTGCTAG
- the LOC136473587 gene encoding uncharacterized protein isoform X4, giving the protein MWRRGEASPIHLLCYPSPHLESLHGTTSRLKYFPMDLVSAEFIYALKWLIIDDNRCSLLPETVEALMCTQDRLRSAIPDESSMAAEVIFPTATLSPTTNQQDYFKVWRVVLFC; this is encoded by the exons ATGTGGCGGCGAGGTGAAGCCTCTCCGATCCATCTCCTCTGCTATCCGTCTCCGCACCTAGAAAGTCTCCATGGGACCACATCAAG GCTGAAATATTTTCCCATGGATCTTGTCTCTGCAGAATTCATATACGCACTTAAGT GGCTGATCATTGATGACAACCGTTGTAGCTTGCTCCCGGAAACTGTTGAGGCTTTAATGTGTACACAGGATCGGTTGAGAAGTGCCATTCCAG ATGAGTCAAGTATGGCAGCAGAGGTCATATTTCCTACTGCAACTTTGTCACCAACTACAAACCAACAAG ATTATTTCAAGGTGTGGAGGGTCGTGCTTTTCTGCTAG
- the LOC136473587 gene encoding zinc finger BED domain-containing protein RICESLEEPER 1-like isoform X2 yields the protein MWRRGEASPIHLLCYPSPHLESLHGTTSRLKYFPMDLVSAEFIYALKCLSRFIHESYSSQHKRLELELYLDDPAHPEIDNDVFDIIAWWKLHGPKYPTISLMARDILSVPAYTVASESVFSLAGLIIDDNRCSLLPETVEALMCTQDRLRSAIPDESSMAAEVIFPTATLSPTTNQQGQSVDAFLERL from the exons ATGTGGCGGCGAGGTGAAGCCTCTCCGATCCATCTCCTCTGCTATCCGTCTCCGCACCTAGAAAGTCTCCATGGGACCACATCAAG GCTGAAATATTTTCCCATGGATCTTGTCTCTGCAGAATTCATATACGCACTTAAGT GTTTATCAAGGTTTATCCATGAGAGTTACTCAAGTCAACACAAGAGGTTAGAACTGGAATTGTACCTTGATGATCCTGCTCATCCTGAAATTGATAATGATGTATTTGACATCATTGCATGGTGGAAGTTGCATGGTCCAAAATATCCAACCATTTCTCTAATGGCACGAGACATCCTAAGTGTTCCAGCATATACTGTTGCATCTGAATCGGTGTTTAGCTTAGCAGGGCTGATCATTGATGACAACCGTTGTAGCTTGCTCCCGGAAACTGTTGAGGCTTTAATGTGTACACAGGATCGGTTGAGAAGTGCCATTCCAG ATGAGTCAAGTATGGCAGCAGAGGTCATATTTCCTACTGCAACTTTGTCACCAACTACAAACCAACAAGGTCAATCAGTTGACGCTTTTCTTGAAAGATTATAA
- the LOC136473587 gene encoding zinc finger BED domain-containing protein RICESLEEPER 1-like isoform X3 translates to MGLSATTLGLSRFIHESYSSQHKRLELELYLDDPAHPEIDNDVFDIIAWWKLHGPKYPTISLMARDILSVPAYTVASESVFSLAGLIIDDNRCSLLPETVEALMCTQDRLRSAIPDESSMAAEVIFPTATLSPTTNQQDYFKVWRVVLFC, encoded by the exons ATGGGCTTATCTGCTACCACGCTAGGTTTATCAAGGTTTATCCATGAGAGTTACTCAAGTCAACACAAGAGGTTAGAACTGGAATTGTACCTTGATGATCCTGCTCATCCTGAAATTGATAATGATGTATTTGACATCATTGCATGGTGGAAGTTGCATGGTCCAAAATATCCAACCATTTCTCTAATGGCACGAGACATCCTAAGTGTTCCAGCATATACTGTTGCATCTGAATCGGTGTTTAGCTTAGCAGGGCTGATCATTGATGACAACCGTTGTAGCTTGCTCCCGGAAACTGTTGAGGCTTTAATGTGTACACAGGATCGGTTGAGAAGTGCCATTCCAG ATGAGTCAAGTATGGCAGCAGAGGTCATATTTCCTACTGCAACTTTGTCACCAACTACAAACCAACAAG ATTATTTCAAGGTGTGGAGGGTCGTGCTTTTCTGCTAG